One Solea solea chromosome 5, fSolSol10.1, whole genome shotgun sequence genomic window carries:
- the LOC131459087 gene encoding CD82 antigen-like — MGKGCIKATKYFLFLFNLIFFLFGAVIMGFGLWLLLDNQSFIVVLNNSTPVKVACYILIGVGAFSMLMGFVGCLGAIYEVRCLLGLYFTCLLLILLAQIAAGALIYFQKEVLNVEMSKIVTKVLDNYPGNNSTTEQAWDFIQKNMDCCGWDGRQDWNGNMVIINSSRLLFPCTCQNASLTSGNISDSGFCEALTPDWPVYDVGCAATVESWLLTNIGVVLGICLAVALIELLGMILSICLCRNIRNEDYTKVPKY; from the exons ATGGGGAAAGGCTGCATTAAGGCGACCAAGTACTTCCTGTTCCTCTTCAACCTCATCTTCTTC CTGTTTGGAGCTGTTATCATGGGCTTTGGACTTTGGCTGCTCCTGGACAATCAAAGCTTCATCGTTGTGCTCA ATAACTCCACGCCTGTCAAAGTGGCCTGCTACATCCTGATTGGAGTCGGAGCTTTCTCGATGCTCATGGGCTTCGTCGGCTGCTTGGGGGCCATTTACGAGGTCCGCTGCCTGCTCGGCCTG tacttcacctgcctcctcctcatcctcctcgctCAGATTGCCGCCGGCGCCCTCATCTACTTCCAGAAGGAGGTG tTAAATGTGGAGATGTCCAAAATTGTCACAAAGGTGCTAGACAATTACCCCGGCAACAATTCCACCACGGAGCAAGCCTGGGACTTCATCCAGAAGAAT ATGGACTGCTGTGGCTGGGACGGCCGTCAGGACTGGAACGGTAACATGGTCATCATCAACAGCTCCCGGCTGCTGTTTCCCTGCACCTGTCAGAACGCCTCCCTCACCTCTGGAAACATCTCTGACAGCGGCTTCTGTGAGGCTCTGACGCCTGACTGGCCCGTATACGACGTG GGTTGTGCCGCCACCGTGGAGAGCTGGCTCCTCACGAACATCGGGGTCGTGCTGGGAATCTGCCTCGCAGTGGCGCTCATCGAG ctgctggGGATGATTCTGTCCATCTGCCTGTGCAGGAACATCCGCAATGAGGATTACACCAAAGTGCCAAAGTACTGA